One Palaemon carinicauda isolate YSFRI2023 chromosome 5, ASM3689809v2, whole genome shotgun sequence DNA window includes the following coding sequences:
- the LOC137640670 gene encoding uncharacterized protein isoform X2 — protein sequence MYAYNFLIPFLITLTAYSLMAVTILYQKFKTKTLGKTDHVTFTIQFIILIDLLLDAPHAIAHFTRAKRATMTIVHMIFHMHLVIDPLIFLFLNPHNRRVILETARGSLPQRFAAYLPPATASTNTQPKDSHPMLNSPTPHSRRKFEINQQDNGDSLRLKLAQNPSNAGQYRYKDDEKARPLMPLDASNSLGPQLTRTDDELANIPLTPPVDVSQKGFGDAEP from the exons ATGTATGCATACAACTTCCTTATTCCATTCCTGATCACTTTAACAGCGTATTCGCTGATGGCAGTTACA ATTCTCTACCAGAAATTCAAAACGAAGACTTTGGGGAAAACTGATCACGTCACTTTCACCATACAATTCATCATTTTGATCGATCTCCTGCTGGACGCGCCCCACGCCATAGCCCACTTCACCAGGGCCAAACGAGCAACCATGACAATTGTCCACATGATCTTCCACATGCATTTGGTGATAGACCCCCTCATCTTTCTCTTCTTGAATCCACACAACAGGCGTGTCATTTTGGAAACCGCCAGAGGTTCCCTTCCTCAGAGGTTCGCTGCTTATTTACCACCTGCTACGGCTAGTACCAACACCCAACCAAAGGACAGTCATCCGATGCTTAATTCACCCACGCCACACTCCCGCCGGAAGTTCGAAATTAATCAGCAGGACAACGGAGATTCGCTTAGACTTAAGCTGGCGCAAAACCCGTCGAATGCTGGTCAGTACAGATACAAAGATGATGAGAAGGCCAGGCCGTTAATGCCCTTAGACGCAAGCAATTCCTTAGGACCTCAGCTTACGAGGACAGACGATGAGCTCGCGAATATTCCACTAACGCCACCAGTTGATGTTTCCCAAAAAGGGTTTGGAGATGCAGAACCATAG
- the LOC137640670 gene encoding uncharacterized protein isoform X1: protein MYAYNFLIPFLITLTAYSLMAVTVSKILYQKFKTKTLGKTDHVTFTIQFIILIDLLLDAPHAIAHFTRAKRATMTIVHMIFHMHLVIDPLIFLFLNPHNRRVILETARGSLPQRFAAYLPPATASTNTQPKDSHPMLNSPTPHSRRKFEINQQDNGDSLRLKLAQNPSNAGQYRYKDDEKARPLMPLDASNSLGPQLTRTDDELANIPLTPPVDVSQKGFGDAEP from the exons ATGTATGCATACAACTTCCTTATTCCATTCCTGATCACTTTAACAGCGTATTCGCTGATGGCAGTTACAGTAAGTAAG ATTCTCTACCAGAAATTCAAAACGAAGACTTTGGGGAAAACTGATCACGTCACTTTCACCATACAATTCATCATTTTGATCGATCTCCTGCTGGACGCGCCCCACGCCATAGCCCACTTCACCAGGGCCAAACGAGCAACCATGACAATTGTCCACATGATCTTCCACATGCATTTGGTGATAGACCCCCTCATCTTTCTCTTCTTGAATCCACACAACAGGCGTGTCATTTTGGAAACCGCCAGAGGTTCCCTTCCTCAGAGGTTCGCTGCTTATTTACCACCTGCTACGGCTAGTACCAACACCCAACCAAAGGACAGTCATCCGATGCTTAATTCACCCACGCCACACTCCCGCCGGAAGTTCGAAATTAATCAGCAGGACAACGGAGATTCGCTTAGACTTAAGCTGGCGCAAAACCCGTCGAATGCTGGTCAGTACAGATACAAAGATGATGAGAAGGCCAGGCCGTTAATGCCCTTAGACGCAAGCAATTCCTTAGGACCTCAGCTTACGAGGACAGACGATGAGCTCGCGAATATTCCACTAACGCCACCAGTTGATGTTTCCCAAAAAGGGTTTGGAGATGCAGAACCATAG